The genomic interval AATTCAGCGATTCGCGAACTTCTAAAAGTCACTGAACAACCGCATGTTATTTCTTTTGCTGGCGGTCTTCCAGCCCCAGAGTTGTTTCCACTCTCCGAAATCAGGGAATCTTATACTCAAGTTCTCGGAGCTGGCGACCATTCCGTTCTCCAATACGGAACTACCGAGGGATATTTACCCTTACGCGAGGTGATATCCGCCCAAATGCGCGCTAAGGGTATCCAGGCTGAACCAGAAAACATTTTCCTTACGAACGGTTCACAACAAGGTTTGGATCTTATCGCAAAGCTATTTATCAATCCTGGCGATGTGGTGCTCCTGCAGAGTCCAAGCTATCTTGGAGCCATCCAAACCTTTCGAAGTTACCAGGCCAATTTTAAATCAATCCCAACAAATGGGGCAGGAATTGATGACATTGCTCTCGAATTATCTATAAAACTGAACCGTCCCAAGATCATTTACCTTGCTCCAACTTATCAGAATCCAACCGGCACTACCTTTACTATTGAAGAACGAAAGGCGGTGCTTCGCATAGCGAGCAAATACGGTGTTCCTGTGTTAGAGGATGATCCCTACGGTGAACTCCGCTATGATGGTTCTGCCTTACCAGCGATCAGGTCTTTCTCCACCGAGGATGAGGTGATTTATCTAGGCACCTTTTCTAAGACCCTTGCTCCTGGACTTCGACTCGGTTGGATTGTTGGTGGAAAGAATCTGATAGACAAACTCGTCGTAGCAAAAAAAGGGACGGATTTGCACACCAGCACCCTCTTACAAAGGGCTACTCACTACTACCTGACGCATTTTAACGCGACTGAACACATCGAAACGATTCGCCAAGCCTATAAAGTGCGAAGAGATCTTATGCTTAACGAACTCAAAGAAAACTTCTTTGATCGGGCGATATGGACTGAGCCAAATGGAGGTATGTTTATTTGGCTGACCCTACCGGAAAGATATGACACTCTTGACCTCTTGCCCAAGGCATTGGCTGGAAATGTGGCCTATGTTCCGGGAGCCCATTTCTTTGTAAATGGGGGGGGATGCAGTAGCATGAGATTAAATTTTTCCAATCCTACCCCACTGCAAATAAAACAGGGAATTAAACTTCTGGCGAATATACTGACAATTGACTGATGGTACGAGGTTAGAAGTTCGGATCTCAAAACCTCGTGCATCGAATTTGTAATGTGAGGGAAAACGAATCATGAAACTGCACTTAGACCGTTCCATTAAGACGCCGCTTTATTTACAGATCAGGAGCCAGATTCGTCAACTCATCCTTGATAACGATCTTTCGCCCGGTTTTCGCCTCCCTCCTGAGCGAAAGCTCGCCACCTCGTTAGGCGTTAATCGAACCACAGTTGTGAATGCCTATCATGAGCTGGTAGCGGATGGATTGATACAGCCACACGTTGGCAAAGGAACCATCGTACGTCCCCCTCGGCCGACAGAGCATTCCTTTGACCGTTTTGCTAATGCCAATGCAATTCAGCCGATATCTTGGCAGAATTTTTATACCAGGCAGTCTGAACGCATGCACAATCCGGTATTGGCGTCAATATTGGATGAGATCGGTGAGGAGGATCAGATTTCTTTCGCCTTGGGATCGCCAGCAGGTGAATACTATCCGCTAAAAGAATTCAGTGAAATAAGTAAGGAAGTAATGCGTCCTGGCAATTGGCAGGTTTTCGAATACGGACCTACCATTGGGCATTATCCTCTGCGCCAATACTTAGCGAATTGGCTTGGTCAGCGGAGCATACATACTCAAGCTCAAAGTATTTTAATGACTTCAGGTTCTCAACAGGGACTTGATCTGCTGACGAAAGTTTTCTTAGAGCCAGGTGACTATATTGTGATGGAGGAGCCTTCCTTCCTGGGCGCTATAGGAGTTTTTAAGGCAGCGGGCGCTCATATTCTCACTGTACCTTTAGATCAGGAAGGCATGAAAACGGATGTTTTAGAACAGATTCTCTCGCGTCATCGGCCTAAATTCATTTACACCCTTCCGACGTTCCAGAATCCATCGGGAACAACCATGAGTTTTGCGCGACGACATAAGCTTCTCAAATTGGCCTATCAATACCATGTGCCCATCGTGGAAGATGACCCCTACAGCGAACTTTATTACGAAAATCAGCCATTCCCTTCCCTAAAGTCTTTGGATGAGCACGAACATGTAATATATCTTGGAACGTTCTCGAA from Desulfosporosinus sp. Sb-LF carries:
- a CDS encoding PLP-dependent aminotransferase family protein is translated as MQHTYAERVNHMENSAIRELLKVTEQPHVISFAGGLPAPELFPLSEIRESYTQVLGAGDHSVLQYGTTEGYLPLREVISAQMRAKGIQAEPENIFLTNGSQQGLDLIAKLFINPGDVVLLQSPSYLGAIQTFRSYQANFKSIPTNGAGIDDIALELSIKLNRPKIIYLAPTYQNPTGTTFTIEERKAVLRIASKYGVPVLEDDPYGELRYDGSALPAIRSFSTEDEVIYLGTFSKTLAPGLRLGWIVGGKNLIDKLVVAKKGTDLHTSTLLQRATHYYLTHFNATEHIETIRQAYKVRRDLMLNELKENFFDRAIWTEPNGGMFIWLTLPERYDTLDLLPKALAGNVAYVPGAHFFVNGGGCSSMRLNFSNPTPLQIKQGIKLLANILTID
- a CDS encoding PLP-dependent aminotransferase family protein, whose product is MKLHLDRSIKTPLYLQIRSQIRQLILDNDLSPGFRLPPERKLATSLGVNRTTVVNAYHELVADGLIQPHVGKGTIVRPPRPTEHSFDRFANANAIQPISWQNFYTRQSERMHNPVLASILDEIGEEDQISFALGSPAGEYYPLKEFSEISKEVMRPGNWQVFEYGPTIGHYPLRQYLANWLGQRSIHTQAQSILMTSGSQQGLDLLTKVFLEPGDYIVMEEPSFLGAIGVFKAAGAHILTVPLDQEGMKTDVLEQILSRHRPKFIYTLPTFQNPSGTTMSFARRHKLLKLAYQYHVPIVEDDPYSELYYENQPFPSLKSLDEHEHVIYLGTFSKILFPGLRLGWCVAPFPVLEQLSLAKQHVDLHTSTTVQWVMTEFCNQGLLDEHLPIVRKQYMRQRDAMVTALTEFAPQGLSWTVPEGGYYLWCELPPGMKAAALLTKAAEKKVTFVPGNAFYVSSGGKDRIRLCFSRHSETTIREGIYRLCKTISEILNQPHPSGTTNRPRYSEPLV